The Planococcus donghaensis genome contains a region encoding:
- a CDS encoding YlaF family protein, which translates to MINLIKNIKWIFVLYSLAAIVAMVLIGLAIGLRSVLGIFAAIMMLVFVMGIGFKKKKEMREAGLL; encoded by the coding sequence GTGATAAATCTCATTAAAAACATAAAATGGATCTTTGTTTTGTATTCCTTGGCAGCAATCGTAGCGATGGTCTTAATTGGCTTGGCTATTGGCTTACGCAGCGTGTTGGGCATATTTGCAGCGATCATGATGCTCGTTTTCGTCATGGGTATAGGTTTCAAAAAGAAAAAAGAAATGCGGGAAGCCGGATTACTATAA